A stretch of the Bradyrhizobium sp. CCBAU 53351 genome encodes the following:
- a CDS encoding (deoxy)nucleoside triphosphate pyrophosphohydrolase — MADLKLTLVVACALVDADKRVLIAQRPEGKALAGLWEFPGGKCEPGERPEQSLIRELHEELGITVAEPCLAPLTFASYGYESFHLLMPLYICRRWEGQVASREGQALAWVRANKLRDYPMPPADIPLIPHLIDLLM, encoded by the coding sequence CCTGCGCGCTGGTCGATGCCGACAAGCGCGTCCTGATCGCGCAGCGCCCCGAGGGCAAGGCGCTCGCCGGCCTGTGGGAATTTCCCGGCGGCAAGTGTGAGCCCGGCGAGCGGCCGGAGCAGAGCCTGATCCGCGAACTTCACGAGGAACTCGGCATCACCGTCGCCGAACCATGCCTCGCGCCGCTGACCTTCGCGAGCTACGGCTATGAGAGCTTCCACCTGTTGATGCCGCTCTACATCTGCCGGCGCTGGGAAGGACAGGTGGCCTCGCGCGAGGGCCAGGCCTTGGCCTGGGTGCGCGCCAACAAGCTGCGCGACTACCCGATGCCGCCCGCGGATATTCCGCTGATCCCGCATTTGATTGATCTGCTGATGTGA
- a CDS encoding methyltransferase domain-containing protein gives MAQPPQTPPALFDRALLHARQRRAQAQGAVSFLLDRVAEDMVERLAAVMREFHAPVDLWTPGDGLAPLRTRLPSISHIALDAAGAEKLPFSPDSLDLVASALALQFVNDLPGVFAQIRRALKPDGLLLAAMIGGDSLTELRQAFAAAEAECEGGVSPRVAPFADLRDVGALLQRAGFALPVTDVDRVVVRYGNAFALMQDLRRMGAANVLIERRRTPSRRATLLRMAEIYAERFADADGRIRATFDIIWLSGWAPHASQQQPLKPGSAKASLAEAVRKAGKE, from the coding sequence CCGCTTTGTTCGATCGCGCCTTGCTGCACGCGCGGCAGCGGCGTGCGCAGGCGCAGGGTGCGGTAAGCTTCCTGCTCGATCGTGTCGCCGAGGACATGGTGGAGCGGCTCGCCGCGGTGATGCGCGAGTTTCACGCCCCGGTCGATCTCTGGACGCCGGGCGATGGTCTGGCGCCCCTCCGCACGCGCCTTCCCTCCATCTCGCACATCGCGCTTGATGCGGCCGGCGCGGAAAAACTTCCCTTCTCGCCGGACAGTCTCGACCTCGTCGCCTCGGCCCTGGCGCTGCAATTCGTCAACGATCTGCCGGGCGTGTTCGCACAAATTCGTCGGGCGCTGAAGCCGGACGGGCTGCTGCTGGCCGCGATGATCGGCGGCGACAGCCTGACCGAGCTGCGTCAGGCCTTTGCGGCGGCCGAGGCCGAATGCGAGGGCGGCGTGTCGCCGCGCGTGGCGCCGTTTGCGGATTTGCGCGATGTCGGTGCGCTGCTGCAGCGGGCGGGCTTCGCGCTGCCAGTGACCGACGTCGACCGCGTCGTCGTGCGCTACGGCAATGCGTTCGCCTTGATGCAGGATCTGCGCCGCATGGGCGCGGCCAATGTGCTGATCGAACGCCGCCGCACGCCGAGCCGGCGCGCGACGCTGCTGCGGATGGCCGAGATCTATGCCGAGCGATTTGCCGATGCCGACGGCCGCATCCGCGCGACGTTCGACATCATCTGGCTCTCCGGCTGGGCCCCGCATGCGAGCCAGCAGCAGCCGCTGAAGCCGGGATCGGCGAAGGCGAGCCTGGCGGAGGCGGTGAGGAAGGCGGGGAAAGAGTGA